A region from the Sorex araneus isolate mSorAra2 chromosome 6, mSorAra2.pri, whole genome shotgun sequence genome encodes:
- the MCM5 gene encoding DNA replication licensing factor MCM5, with amino-acid sequence MSGFDDPGIFYSDSFGGDPAADDRQARKSQLQRRFKEFLRQYRVGTDRTGFSFKYRDELKRHYNLGEHWVELELEDLASFDEDLADHLYKQPAEHLQLLEEAAKEVADEVTRPRPSGEEALEDIQVMLKSDASPSGIRSLKSDTMSHLVKIPGIIIAASAVRSKATRITIQCRSCRNTLPNIALRPGLEGYALPRKCNSEQAGRPKCPLDPYFIMPDKCKCVDFQTLKLQELPDAVPHGEMPRHMQLYCDRYLCDKVVPGNRVTIMGIYSIKKFGLSSARGRDRVGVGIRSSYIRVLGIQVDTDGSGRSFTGAVTPQEEEEFRRLAALPNIYEAVSRSIAPSIFGGLDMKKAIACLLFGGSRKRLPDGLTRRGDINLLMLGDPGTAKSQLLKFVEKCSPIGVYTSGKGSSAAGLTASVMRDPASRSFIMEGGAMVLADGGVVCIDEFDKMREDDRVAIHEAMEQQTISIAKAGITTTLNSRCSVLAAANSVFGRWDDTKGEDNIDFMPTILSRFDMIFIVKDEHNEERDVMLAKHVITLHVSAMTQTQAVEGEIDLAKLKKFIAYCRAKCGPRLSAAAVEKLKNRYILMRSGARQHERDADRRSSIPITVRQLEAVVRIAEALSKMKLQPFATEADVEEALRLFQVSTLDAALSGTLSGVEGFTSQEDQEMLSRIEKQLKRRFAIGSQVSEHSILQDFTKQKYPEHAVLKVLQLMLRRGELQHRMQRKVLYRLK; translated from the exons ATGTCGGGCTTCGACGACCCGGGCATCTTCTACAGCGACAGCTTCGGCGGGGACCCCGCGGCCGACGACCGGCAGGCGCGCAAGTCGCAGCTGCAGCGGCGCTTCAAGGAGTTCCTGCGGCAGTACCGGGTGGGCACCGACCGCACCGGCTTCTCCTTCAAGTACAG GGATGAGCTCAAGCGCCACTACAACCTGGGCGAGCACTgggtggagctggagctggaggacCTGGCCAGCTTCGACGAGGACCTGGCCGACCACCTGTACAAGCAGCCGGCCGAGCACCTGCAGCTG CTGGAGGAGGCCGCCAAGGAGGTGGCCGACGAGGTGACCCGGCCCCGGCCCAGCGGCGAGGAGGCCCTGGAGGACATCCAGGTCATGCTCAAGTCCGACGCCAGCCCGTCCGGCATTCGGAGCCTCAAG TCGGACACCATGTCGCACCTGGTGAAGATTCCCGGCATCATCATCGCCGCCTCTGCCGTCCGCTCCAAGGCCACGCGCATCACCATCCAGTGCCGCAGCTGCCGGAACACCCTGCCCAACATCGCCCTGCGGCCCGGCCTCGAGGGCTACGCCCTGCCCCGCAAGTGCAACTC ggAGCAGGCCGGGCGCCCCAAGTGCCCGCTGGACCCCTACTTCATCATGCCTGACAAGTGCAAGTGCGTGGACTTCCAGACGCTGAAGCTGCAGGAGCTGCCCGACGCCGTGCCGCACGGCGAGATGCCCCGGCACATGCAGCTCTACTGCGACCG GTACCTGTGCGACAAGGTGGTCCCCGGGAACAGGGTGACCATCATGGGCATCTACTCCATCAAGAAGTTCGGCCTCTCCTCCGCCCGGGGCCGCGACCGCGTGGGCGTGGGCATACGCAGCTCCTACATCCGCGTCCTGGGCATCCAGGTGGACACGGACGGCTCCG gccGCAGCTTCACGGGGGCCGTGACCccgcaggaggaggaggagttccGGCGCCTGGCTGCCCTCCCCAACATCTACGAGGCCGTGTCCAGGAGCATCGCGCCCTCCATCTTCGGGGGCCTGGACATGAAGAAGGCCATTGCCTGCCTGCTCTTCGGGGGCTCGCGCAAGAG GCTGCCCGACGGACTCACCCGCCGAGGCGACATCAACCTGCTGATGCTGGGAGACCCCGGCACGGCCAAGTCGCAGCTGCTGAAGTTCGTGGAGAAGTGCTCGCCCATCGGG GTGTACACGTCCGGGAAGGGCAGCAGTGCGGCCGGCCTGACGGCCTCGGTCATGAGGGACCCCGCGTCCCGCAGCTTCATCATGGAGGGCGGCGCCATGGTGCTGGCTGATGGTGGGGTCGTCTGCATCGACGAGTTCGACAAG ATGCGAGAGGATGACCGGGTGGCGATCCACGAGGCCATGGAGCAGCAGACCATCTCCATCGCCAAg GCCGGCATCACCACGACTCTCAACTCCCGCTGCTCGGTCCTGGCCGCCGCCAACTCAGTGTTCGGGCGCTGGGATGACACCAAGGGCGAGGACAACATCGACTTCATGCCCACCATCCTGTCGCGCTTCGACATGATCTTCATCGTCAAGGACGAGCACAACGAGGAGCGGGACGTG ATGCTGGCTAAGCACGTTATCACGCTGCACGTGAGCGCCATGACGCAGACCCAGGCCGTGGAGGGCGAGATCGACCTGGCCAAGCTGAAGAAGTTCATTGCCTACTGCCGCGC GAAATGCGGGCCCCGGCTGTCGGCGGCGGCCGTGGAGAAGCTGAAGAACCGCTACATCCTCATGCGCAGCGGGGCCCGCCAGCACGAGCGCGACGCCGACCGCCGCTCCAGCATCCCCATCACCGTGCG GCAGCTAGAGGCCGTGGTGCGCATCGCCGAGGCCCTCAGCAAGATGAAGCTGCAGCCCTTTGCCACCGAGGCGGATGTGGAGGAGGCGCTGAGGCTCTTCCAGGTGTCCACGCTGGACGCCGCCCTGTCGGGCACGCTGTCAG GCGTGGAGGGCTTCACCAGCCAGGAGGACCAGGAGATGCTGAGCCGCATCGAGAAGCAGCTCAAGCGCCGCTTCGCCATCGGCTCGCAGGTGTCGGAGCACAGCATCCTGCAGGACTTCACCAAGCAG AAGTACCCGGAGCACGCCGTCCTCAAGGTCCTGCAGCTCATGCTGCGGCGCGGCGAGCTGCAGCACCGCATGCAGCGCAAGGTGCTCTACCGCCTCAAGtag